One Pricia mediterranea genomic window, CGAGCTTTACCGCACGACGATAGAGCAACTCATCGAAGGCATACCGGCTGATACCCTTTCCTCCCAAAGGAAGACGGGCCTCCAATCCTTTTCCACCTACCGTACTTAACTGCAAACGCTTTATTTCAACGGCAGATGCGTTTTCAAGCGAAATTCCCAATTCGTGCAGATAGGGCACTATTTCGTTAGAAACATATTCCCCGCACACCTTGTGGTGGGGATATCCATATCTTTCGAATATAGTTACCTGATGCCCCCTTCTGCTCAAATCGATAGCAGCGGTCAACCCGGCCAATCCGCCCCCTACCACTATAATTTCGCGATGCTGCATGCAGTAAACTATTGGATTTTATCCCTTTACCTGCTGCTGGGCTTCTTGTTTCAGGGCATCACTCGCCACGATGGCCATCTCGACCCGGCGGTTTTGCGCCTTGCCTTCTTTAGTGGTATTGTCGGCTACAGGTTGATTCTCGCCATACCATTTGGTGGTGAATCGACTTCTGTCGATACCTTGGGAAACCAGATAATCGGTCACCGAGGTTGCCCGTTTTTTGGAAAGGTCCATGTTATAGGCATCGGGACCGGCACTGTCCGTATGGCCTTCTACCAATATGTTGGTCTTAGGATATTCCTTCAAAATCTCGGCCATGCTATTGAGCGTACTCACCGAAGTGCCTTTTACGTCCGATTTATCGGTATCGAAGTGCACCCCTTGCCCTTCGTTAAAGGTAACATTAATGCCTTCCCCGACCCTGGTCACCTCGGCCCCCGGAATTTCTGTTTCGATACGTTCCGCCTGTCGGTCCATACGGTTTCCGATAAATCCACCGGCTACGCCACCCACTGCTGCACCTAAAATGGCACCCAATACGGTATTGTTGCCATCTCCGACATTATTGCCTATAACGCCTCCGATCGCGGCACCGCTTCCGGCACCGATGGCGGCTCCTTTTTGTTTGTTGTTCGCGTTTTTTACGGTATTACAACCCATCACCATGGCGAGCGCCATGACCAGGTAGGTCGATTTTAAGAATATACGTTTCATAGGTCTGAATTATTAGTTAAAAATTATTTACTGACGGCTGAACTCATAAATTACGGAAACGGGATCGCCCTCGACCGTCACATTCGATTTCAAGGTCATTTGGGAGGGGGCCAAGGACACTACATCCAACCGGTAGCCCTGTTTGCCGTAAATATCGTTTTTCTTCTCGTCGATGTACTTGAACTGTAACTGTTCGCCGCCACCTTGATTTTCGATGATGGACCAACGGATATTGCGCTGGCCACCCGAACACAGGCTTCCCGGTTGGATCGTGTAGTTCCCGGTGCTGTTATTGTTCCTGAAAAACCAGGTACTGCCCTCAAAGCATACCGCGGAAGCATCGTCGAACAGTTGTGCCTTGAAATCGCCTTCGCTGCCCTCATATCCGACATTGTCAAGCGTCCAGGTTCCATCGACCATTTTGCGGTCGTTCCGAACTTGTTTCGAGGTAGAACATGAAAACATAAGCAGGCTTGCTGCAAATAATACAATACTATTTCTAATCATAAATCTCTGTTTAAAAGGTTGTTGCTAAAAAATACTTGCATGCTTATACGATGAAACGGACATCCAAGGTTTAAATTACCACAAAGTTGATTTTTATCGGCGTTTATTGTTGCTGTAAACCAAGAATATATTGGCTCGATTGCAACTACCGACCAGAGCTAGTATGCCAACAGCTCTAGAAGTGCCGTGACGAACCTTTGTTTGGGGAGATAACCGTCTTCCAGATTTTTGGAGAAAGGGATGGGAGTTTCCAAACTGGCGACCCGTTTGATGGGACCGTCCAAATACTCAAAACGGTTTTCCATGACCAAGGCGGATATATCACTGGCAATGCCCCCGAACAGACTATCTTCTTGTAGGATAATCAGTTTCCCGGTTTTTTCGAGGGATGTATAAATGGTAGCCATATCCAAGGGCATCAACGTACGTAAATCGATAAGGTCGGCCTCGATGTCCGGATGCTCTTCCAAAGTCCTTAGTGCCCAATGCACCCCCGCCCCGTAGGAAACGATGGTAATCTGATCGCCTTTTCTCAGCAAGGTCGCCTTTCCAAAGGGCAGGGTGTAATAATCCGTCGGAACATCTTGATATATGCTTCGATACAGGCCCTTATGTTCAAAAAATAGCACGGGATTGGGATCATTGATAGCCGTCGCCAGAAGTCCCTTTGCATCATAAGGAAAGGCGGGATAGGCCACTTTGAGTCCCGGGGTCTTGGTAAACCAGGCCTCATTGGTCTGGGAGTGAAAGGGACCGGCGCCCACATCGCCCCCGCAGGGCATACGGATGACCACATCGGCGTTGGCACCCCAACGGTAATGTGATTTGGCGAGGTAGTTCACGATCGGATTAAAGCCGCTACTGGCAAAATCCGCAAATTGCATCTCCACCACGGCCTTCATGCCGTTGATGGAGAGTCCCATTGCCGCCGATACAATGGCGGATTCGCAAATCGGAGTGTTCCGCACCCTATCTTTTCCGAAGGCATCGGCAAAGCCATCCGTAATTTTAAACACCCCGCCGTATTCCGCGATATCCTGTCCCATAATCACTAAGTTGTCATGGGCCTCCATGGATTGTTTCAAACCTTGGGAAACGGCATCCACAAGGCGTATGTTTTCCATTTTATCCTTCGGGGCAACCTGCTCAACTTCAAACTGTTTGTAAACGTCCTTTAATTCGTTGCTTTGATTAAAGCTTACGGGCGATTCCCGGGTCGCAAATTGTAAGTGCTCGTTGATCTCAGAATTGATTTCGGATTTAAACGCATCTATTTGGGCGCTGTTCAATAAGCCTTCCCTTGCCAAAAAAGCTTCGTAGTTGGCAATGGGATCTTTTGCGCCCCAGGTCGCCATCAACTCATCCGGCACATACTTCGTGCCGCTGGCTTCTTCGTGGCCGCGCATCCGAAACGTCCGGAATTCCAACAGCACGGGTTGCGGATGCTTTCTTATCCGTTTACAGAGGGCATCCACCTTCCCGAATACTTCCAAAACATTGTTCCCGTCAATCGTATACGATTCCATCCCATAGCCTATACCCCTATCCGATAGGTCTTTACAATTGTACTGTTCGCTAGTGGGGGTGGACAGGCCGTATCCGTTGTTCTCGATACAAAAAATCACTGGAAGCTGCCAGACGGAGGCGATATTCAGGGCTTCGTGAAAATCACCTTCGCTCGTACCGCCCTCCCCGGTAAAGACCGCCGTGACCCGTTCCCTCCCTTGCAGTAGGTCGGCAAGGGCAATGCCATCGGCAACGCCCAATTGGGGTCCCAAATGGGAAATCATGCCTACCACCTTGTACTCCTGCGTACCGAAGTGGAAGCTACGGTCACGGCCCTTGGTGAATCCCCCTGCCTTGCCCTGCCATTGTGAAAAGAGCTGCTGTAAGGGAATTTCCCGGGTCGTAAAAACCCCCAGGTTGCGGTGCATGGGCAATATATATTCCTCTTTGTCCATTGCGCTGGCCACCCCTATCGAAATGGCTTCTTGTCCGATACCACTGAACCATTTGGAAATCTTGCCCTGCCGTAACAAGATCAGCATCTTCTCTTCGATCAACCGCGGTTTAAGCATGCGCCGATAGAGCTGCACCAGCGTGGCGTCGTCGTAATTTTCCCTTCGATATTTCATGGACGTACTTTCTAATAACCGCTAAAATTAAGGAAAAGATGTATCACTATCGAGGCTATCCGATGGATTGACCTGCCAGGGCTGAAACGAAGATTTGGGCTAAACCCAAGGTTGATCTCAATTTTCTTAACTTTGGTCCAACTTTTAAAATACAGCTATGAATGCCATACCCAGCGTTGACCTACGGGACTTCGTATCCGACGACCCAAAACGCAAGCAAAAATTTATTCAGGAAATCGGTGCGGCCTTCGAGGATATCGGTTTTGTCGCCCTAAGCGGCCATTTTCTATCTGAAGAACTGGTGGACAAGCTATATGAGGAAATCAAAAAGTTTTTCGCGCTGGATCAGGAGACGAAAGACAAGTATGAAATCGAAGGTATCGGAGGGCAACGCGGTTACACCTCCTTCGGAAAAGAACACGCTAAGGGCAGAAAAGAAGGGGACTTAAAGGAGTTCTGGCATTTCGGGCAATACGTGGAGGACAATCCCGAACTGGAAAGGGAATATCCCGACAATGTCACCGTTACCGAATTGCCCGATTTCAATGCCGTGGGCAAAGAGACCTATAAGATGTTGGAGAAAACGGCAAAATACGTGCTGAGGGCCCTGGCCTTGCATTTGAATTTGGAGGAAGACTATTTCGACGAATATATCAAGAACGGTAATTCCATCTTACGGCCCATTCACTACCCGCCCATCACTGAAGAACCAAAAAATGCGGAACGGGCGGCCGCACACGGCGACATCAACCTGATTACCTTGCTGATGGGCGCCCAAGGCCGCGGTCTTCAGGTGAAGAACCACCAAGGGGAATGGATCGATGCCATCGCCGCCCCGAACGAGCTAATGATCAATGTAGGCGATATGCTCTCGCGGTTGACGAACAATAAGCTGAAATCCACCATTCACAAAGTCATCAATCCCCCTCGGGAGCAATGGGGCACTTCACGCTACTCGATACCCTTTTTTATGCATCCCGTAAGCGACATGCCGTTGGATTGTCTTGAGAACTGCGTGGACGAAGAACATCCGAAACAATTCGAGGATAGTACCGCCGGCGAATATTTGCACGAACGGCTTGTGGAGCTTGGGCTTGTGGAGAAAAAATAGAACGAGTACTTTGACAAAGCTTAAAATGAGGTCATGGACTTAAAAGACCAATTGAAAAATCTTTTTCCAGAACATGAGGTTCCGGAAGACGAGAAGCAGCCCGAAAAGAAAGACGATATCTGGCTTCAAGACGATCCGATTCTTTGCAAGTACGAAAAGCGCAGGGGAAAGCCGATTACGATCTTGGACGGTTATAACGGTGCCCAGAGCGATTTCAGGAAATTGGCCAAGGAATTGAAGACCGAGCTCGGCGTGGGAGGAAGCTTTAAGAACGGGAAAATCATCATCCAAGGGGATTACAGGGCCCGGATTATGGAAATCCTGAAGCAGAAAGGCTTTTCGGTCAAGCGGGTGGGAGGCTAAACATCGAGATTTTCTAGTGCCATACAAAAAATAAAGTACAATTTTTATCGTTTATTTTTGTTTGTTTTTATTTAATAGTACATTTAATCCTTGAGAACCTAAACTACATTCCGCATGAGTTCCCTGCTGCACATCACCAACGGAGATAAATTTACGGATAAATTAAAATCCCTCTCACTTAAAGGTGATATTATTACCTGGCGCGAAATGCTCTGCGAGGGAAAAACGCTGACGAGTGTGGGCAGTGAGTCCTTTTGGAAGACGCGCTTCGAATTCCTCAATAAAAATTACAAAATTTCCAAATCCTGGTTCGTCGAAAAGACGTTAAAGGAATACCGCTCCCTTTGCAACCACAAACAACAAGACGAAATCGTACTTTGGTTCGATTACGACCTCTTCTGCCAAATCAATATGTTGGCCGTGCTCAGTTGGCTCAAGACAAATCGAAAGTATGCCCAGATTTCTTTGGTCTGTTCCGGTAAGGAAGATGACTCCCAGAAGATGTACAGCTTGCACGACCTGAGCGACGAACAGTTGATGCAACGTTACGAGAACAAGGTGGAACTGAATCAGGACGATATCGAATACGCCGATTATGTGTGGCAACTCTATTGCAGTGACAATCCCATCCGTCTTGAAAACCTTACGGACTATTCCGACTACCAGTTCGATTATCTCGATGGCGCGATACAGGCCCATCTACACCGGTTCCCTAGCATTAAGAACGGACTGAACGGAATGGAGAATGCTATGCTACGGTTGGCCGAGGAGAGAAAGCCTATTAACCGGACAACTTTTTTGAACGATATTCTTGAGAACCAACTTATTTTGGGCTTTGGCGATTCGCAGTACGAAAGGGCACTCGATCGATTAAAACCCTTATTTTCTTCATTTAAGCCCGTACGACTGACCAAAAAAGGAAAACAGATTCTCGATAACCAAACCAGTTATTATTCCCGTCTTCGTGATAATGATGTCTATTTGGGCGGCGCCCTGAAATACAACTTTCTCTACAACACCGATACGAGTAGGATCCTGAAGCTCTAGAATGTTAGGTACCTCCGAGCTTATCCTTAATCCCGACGGTAGCATTTACCATCTGAACCTGTTACCGGAAGATCTTGCGGATACCGTTATCACCGTGGGCGACCCCGACCGTGTATCAGAGGTATCCTCGTTTTTCGAAACGGTGGAAATCAAGAAAGGCAAACGGGAATTCCGTACCCATACCGGCATTCTTAACGGAAAACGGCTGAGCGTGGTCTCTACCGGGATAGGAACGGACAATATCGATATTGTCCTCAACGAACTCGATGCCTTGGTCAACATCGATTTTAAATCGCGGACGCTGCATTCCAAAAAGAAAAAGTTGGACATTGTCCGTATCGGTACCTCCGGGGCGATACAGCCCGATATTCCCTTGGATTCCTTCTTGATGAGCGAATACGCCATCGGCCTAGACGGTTTACTTCATTTTTACCATTCCACAGCTGTCCAGTACACGGAAATGGCGGAGGCCTTTGCGGCGCATACCGGCTGGTCGAGCAAAAAAGCGGAGCCCTATGCCGTTGAATGTGATGCGGTGATAGCAAAAAAGCTTCTTTCAAATCGTATACGATTGGGGATAACGCTTACCAATACTGGATTCTACGGTCCCCAAGGCAGAAAATTGAGGCTTCAGACGCACAACGACCGTTTTATGGAAGGGCTGAAGGATTTCAAATTCGCGGAACTCAAGATTACCAATATGGAAATGGAGACATCGGGAATTTATGGGCTCTCAAAACTGCTGGGCCACCGTGCCGTTTCGATGAACTGTATCCTAGCCAACCGGAGTACGGGGGAGTTTTCTGCAAATCCCAAAAAAGCGACCCGGGACCTCATAGGCTATTGCCTCGAAAAAATCTGTGGGTAATAGTTTGGTTGTAATTCTCTAATCGCGATCAACAGCTGAAAAATAATCTTTATGAAAAAAGTAAATATAGTAGGAGTCCCCGAGCATTTTAACCTTCCTTGGCATATGGCCATTGAAGAAGGGGCTTTTGAAGATCGCGGTATCGATTTGCAATGGACCGACATACCCGAAGGTACGGGAAGAATGAACCAGATGTTGCAAAAAGGAGAAACCGATCTGGCCATCATCTTGACCGAGGGCATCGTCAAAGGCATTGCCGCAGGAAACCCGACCCGAATCGTGCAGGAATATATTGCCACGCCCCTCCTCTGGGGCATTCACGTGGGTGCCAAGAGCGACTACACTTCCGTGGCGGACCTGAATCGGACTAAAACGGCCATCAGCCGTTTTGGCAGTGGGAGCCATCTCATGGCCTATGTAAACGCCGAAAAAGAGCATTGGGATACCGATAGCTTGAAGTTCGAGGTCATCGACGATTTAGAAGGCGCCATTAAAGCGCTTACCAACGGGACAGCGGATTATTTCATGTGGGAACATTTTACCACAAAGCCGCTGGTCGATAAAGGCATCTTCCGCAGATTGGCCGACCGTCCCACCCCGTGGCCCTGCTTTATGGTGGCGGCAACAACGGATTTCCTAGAAGAACATTCCGGTACGTTGGACCATATTTTGGACGTTATCAACGGTTACACCTCAGAGTTTAAGGAGATTCCCAGTATCGACCGAACCCTCGCCAATCGCTACGGACAAGAGCTGGAAGACATTCGTGAATGGCTATCCCTCACGGAATGGAGCCAAGAACAGATATCAACGCAAAATATTGATAACGTGCAGCGTACACTAAACAATTTAAAGTTGATCGACAAAACTATACCAGTTGACCAAATTCTAAATTAAACGGTTGCGAAAGTCGCTAACGGGCCCAATTTTTCAACCTTAGGATTACCACTCGATCGGCCGTTTTCCTATTTTTTTGAGGATTTCGTTGGTTTGGCTAAAATGTCCGTTCCCGAACCAATAGCCCCGATTGGCACTCAAAGGCGAGGGGTGCCCCGAAGTCAGGATATAGTGTTTTTCTTCGTCGATCAAAGCGGCCTTCTTTTTGGCGTATCCGCCCCAGAGCAAAAACACCAAACCTCCCTTTTCATCGGACAGTTTGCGAATTACGGCATCGGTAAAGGCTTCCCATCCTTTCTTTTGGTGGCTGCCCGCATTCCGGGCGCGTACCGTCAAGGTGGCATTGAGCAGAAGCACGCCTTGCCTGGCCCAATGCTCCAGGTCGCCGCTCTTCGGATAGGACTTTCCCACATCATTTTCCAATTCCTTAAAAATATTGATCAAGGACGGGGGATGCGCTATCCCGTCCTTCACCGAAAAACAGAGTCCGTTTGCCTGATCCGGACCGTGGTAGGGATCTTGTCCGATTAAAACCACTTTGGTGCTGTCAAAGGGACAATGCTCAAACGCCGCGAAAATATCACTGCCCTGCGGATAGCAGGTGTTTTCGGCGTATTCCTTTTTCACAAAATGGATTAGAGCCGAGAAATAGGGCTGTCGGAATTCTTGGGAGAGTTGTTGCTTCCAGCTTTCTTTTATGGTTACGGGCATATTTTCTTGTATTGGAAATCCAAAAATAAGGATTGTAACGCAATCGTGGCCCGGCGCGATACATGCTAATTACCTACCTTTGCAACCGATTTTTGATCTTATGGTAAAAATTCCGAAAAAGACACTTCAAGACCTTGAATTTCCCACCGTATTGCAACAGGTATCCACCCGCTGCAACACCGGGCTGGGGAAGACCAGGGCTTTGGGAATCAAACCGATTTCCGATACTGAAACTTTGCTTGAGACCCTGGGGCGAACCTCGGAATACCTGGCCTCCTTCGTCAATGAAAACAGGATTCCCAACCACGGTTTTGATGCCGTGGACAAGGAATTAAAACTGTTGAAAATCGAGAACACTACTTTAGAAGTGTCGGGCTTTCAAAAAATCGCAAGTATTTGTAAGACCGTGGATTCCCACAAGAAGTTCTTTAAAAAGTTTAATGAATACTATCCGTTGCTTTTTGCATCTTCAGAAGAAATCGAGGCCAACAGGGACATTCCTACCCAAGTGGACACCATAATCGACCGCTTCGGGGAGGTGAAGGACAGTGCTTCGGATAAGCTATCGACCATTCGTCAGGAAATAAATCAAGTAAAAAGCAAGATCGGACAAAGTTTTGCCTCCGCCCTGAATACCTATCACGGTTCGGACTATCTCGATGATATTCGGGAATCGGTGGTCGAGAACCGTAGGGTATTGGCGGTCAAGGCCATGTACCGGAAAAAAGTAAAGGGTACGGTAATGGGCACTTCCAGAACGGGAAGCATCGTGTATATCGAGCCCGAGACCACCCTGAAATACAGCAGGGAACTGAACAATTTGGAATTCGACGAAAAGGAGGAGATCAGGCGGATCCTGAACACTTTGACGCACCGCATACGTCCCTTCGCACCGCTTCTGGTGGATTATCAGGATTTTTTGGCGGATATGGACATCACCGCCGCCAAGGCCAGGTACGCGTCAGATACCAACGCGCTGCTGCCGGAAATCAACACCAAAAAGCGTTTGTTCCTTCGGGACGCTTACCATCCCCTACTCTATTTGAGCAATGAGCGAAATAGTGAAAAAACCTGGCCACAGACCATTGAATTGCACCCCGAAAACCGGATAATCGTAATTTCAGGTCCCAATGCGGGCGGCAAGAGCATTACCCTGAAGACCATTGGCCTACTTCAGGTAATGCTTCAATCGGGACTGTTAATCCCCGTTCATGAAAGGAGTTCTGCATGTTTATTTAATCGTGTTTTAACGGATATCGGGGATAACCAGTCCATCGAAAACCATCTGAGTACTTACAGTTACCGGCTCAAGAACATGAACCGCTTTTTGCGAAAATGTGATGCCGAAACCCTGTTTTTGATCGACGAGTTCGGTACGGGCAGTGATCCCGAACTCGGTGGGGCCTTGGCGGAAGCCTTTTTGGAGGTGTTCTACAAAAGGGAATCCTTCGGGGTGATTACGACCCACTACGCCAATTTAAAGGCATTGGCGGACGAGTTGCCGCATACCACTAACGCCAATATGCTTTTTGATGGAAAAACACTTGAACCCATCTTTCAATTGGTTCTGGGGGAGGCGGGCAGTTCCTTCACCTTCGAGGTGGCCCAAAAGAACGGCATTCCCTACAACCTGATCAACAAGGCCAAAAAGAAAATTGAAAGGGGGAAGGTCCGTTTCGACGCAACCATCGCCAAACTTCAAAAAGAACGGAGTAAAATGGCGCAAACGGGGGACCGCCTACAAGAAGAGGAATCGAAAGCTAGGGAAGAAGCCCAGCGACTGGAAAAACTCAACGCCAAGATCAAGTCCAAGCTCGAGAATTACCAAGAGCTTTACGACCACGACCAGCGGATGATCCATTTGGGCAATAAAGTGGACAAGGCCGCGGCAAAATATTTTCAGGAAAACAAAAAGCGCCCCTTGGTATCGGAGCTGCTGCGCATCGTGGAGACCGAAAACAGCAAACGGAAGAAGAAATCCGCCGCAGCGGCCAAAGCCGAACGAACTAAACATGCCGAAGTGGCCCAAGAGGCACGGAGCAAGGTGAAGCACATCCGGGAGAAAAAGAAAGTAGCGAAGAAGAAGGCGGTCATCAAGGAAAGGAACAAGCCCTTACCGGTTTTCAAGATTGGCGACCGGGTCCGCCTAAAAGACGGGAAGGCCGTCGGGAGCATCGACACCCTTGAAAAGAAAAAGGCCATTGTCAACTACGGGCAGTTTAAGACCCACGTTGGGCTGGAGCAGTTGGAGTTGGTGGGTAAGAAGGGAAAAACATGAAAAAATCACATAAAATACTGTTATTCGATGGGGTCTGCAATCTCTGTAACGGGGCCATACAATTTATCATCAAACGGGATAAAAAGGATGTCTTTCGATACGCGCCCTTACAAAGCGAGATTGGTCAAAAGCTGATTTCCGAACGTCATATCGACACCGAACGTATAGACTCCTTTATCCTAATCGAACCGGGCGTGGCGTACTATACCAAATCCGATGCCACGTTGGAAATCGGAAAACATCTGAGCGGGTTTCGAACGCTTTCCGTTCTCCTCTCCGGCGTTCCCCACAGGTTACGCGATTTCGTATATGATTTCGTCGCCAGAAATCGCTATAAATGGTACGGAAGAAAGAAGGAATGTATGGTGCCGACCCCGAAATTAAAGGCGAAATTTTTAGAGTAATAGTTTCGAGAAATATCATGGTTTGAATTGGGTGCTTCAGAACACGCAAGACAAGAATAATTTTCGAAAGTCAGCTCACCCCAAACCTATTAATACGATGAACGACAATCTAAAAAAACTTGCCACTATCGGGTTTATCGCAAAGGGGGCGGTCTATGCCACTGTAGGGGGCCTCGCCCTTGCCTCGGCCTTGAATATGGGAGGCGAGAAAGCCGGATTGTTCGACGTCGTCGAATTTCTTGAAAAGCAACCGTTTGGAAAGGTAATCCTCGCTGTTTTGGGTCTGGGCCTGCTTTGTCTTTCCTTCTGGCGTTTTGTTCAAGGCATTCGGGATCCGGAGGATATCGGCTCCGACCTAAATGGTTGGTTCACTCGAATTGGACTGTTGACCGCGGGCTTCTTTTTTTTAGGCTTGGGAGGTTTCGCTCTCTATGAAATATTTTGGAACGTTCCGATCAAGCAGGGCGGCGGTAGTCCCAGAGAGTTGGGCGACTGGGGAAAATATGTCTTTTACATCAT contains:
- a CDS encoding DUF1206 domain-containing protein; protein product: MNDNLKKLATIGFIAKGAVYATVGGLALASALNMGGEKAGLFDVVEFLEKQPFGKVILAVLGLGLLCLSFWRFVQGIRDPEDIGSDLNGWFTRIGLLTAGFFFLGLGGFALYEIFWNVPIKQGGGSPRELGDWGKYVFYIIGASLTGKAFYQFFMAYEGGYTKLFYISPSALDAKRAFVKNTGRVGLIARGIITGVVAYFFLNAGYRWSLRGSEKVRGTEEAFSFIQNNAAGSWLLGLVAIGLISYGIHMFAMARYRKFDG